The Lepeophtheirus salmonis chromosome 1, UVic_Lsal_1.4, whole genome shotgun sequence genome has a segment encoding these proteins:
- the COX6B gene encoding uncharacterized protein COX6B: MPISLDDIKGLIDEKRKALHGQIAGYREGGGNEKEVADALTIFELSVDNLFEDAKNYHPDVKVAAYNRQTKLGKSATPFDPRFPNPNQTRHCFQSYVDYHRCTKLRGEDFKPCEYFLRTYKTICPSYWLENWDEQLQEGTFPVKI, from the exons ATGCCTATCTCTCTAGATGATATCAAGGGTCTTATTGATGAGAAGCGAAAGGCCCTCCATGGCCAAATCGCTGGATACCGTGAGGGAGGTGGAAACGAAAAAGAAGTAGC GGATGCTCTCACTATTTTTGAACTCTCTGTGGATAACTTGTTCGAGGACGCCAAGAACTACCATCCCGATGTGAAAGTTGCCGCCTACAACAGACAAACCAAGTTGGGAAAGTCAGCCACTCCATTCGATCCTAGATTTCCCAATCCTAACCAAACCAG ACATTGTTTCCAATCGTATGTGGACTATCATCGCTGCACCAAGTTGAGAGGTGAAGACTTCAAACCTTGCGAATACTTTTTGAGAACCTACAAAACTATTTGCCCAAGTTATTGGCTTGAGAACTGGGATGAGCAATTGCAAGAAGGAACCTTCCCCGTTAAGATCTAA